A genomic region of Microtus ochrogaster isolate Prairie Vole_2 chromosome 15, MicOch1.0, whole genome shotgun sequence contains the following coding sequences:
- the Gpr84 gene encoding G-protein coupled receptor 84, producing MWNASDTNFSCYHQSVLGYRYFAVIWGVVVAVTGTVGNVLTLLALAIRPKLRTRFNLLIANLTLADLLYCALLQPFSVDTYLHLHWRTGNIFCRIFGLLLFTSNSVSILTLCLIALGRYLLIAHPKLFPQVFSARGIVLALVGSWIVGVASFAPLWHVFVLVPLVCTCSFDRVRGRPYTTILMGIFFVLGLSSVGVFYCLIHRQVKRAARALDHYRLQRASIRSHQVAGTDEVMPGHFQELDSGLASKGPSEGISSVSVSASTTQTLEGDPSEAGEQGTRKATQHIVERGLPEAHHRVRETAGERRAPDAPSEFGKVTRMCFAVFLCFVLSYIPFLLVNILDARGRAPRLVHMVAANLTWLNSCINPVLYAAMNRQFRHAYGFILKRGPQSFRRFR from the coding sequence ATGTGGAACGCCTCGGATACCAACTTCTCCTGTTACCACCAGTCCGTGTTGGGCTATCGTTACTTTGCTGTTATCTGGGGCGTGGTAGTGGCTGTCACAGGCACCGTGGGCAATGTGCTCACCCTGCTGGCATTGGCCATTCGTCCTAAGCTCCGAACCCGCTTCAACCTACTCATTGCCAACCTCACCCTGGCTGATCTCCTCTACTGTGCGCTCCTGCAGCCTTTCTCCGTAGACACATACCTCCACCTCCATTGGCGCACTGGCAACATCTTCTGCAGAATATTCGGGCTCCTCCTCTTTACTTCCAATTCTGTCTCCATTCTCACCCTCTGTCTCATTGCTCTAGGACGCTACCTCCTTATCGCCCACCCTAAGCTCTTTCCCCAAGTTTTCAGCGCCAGGGGGATCGTGCTAGCGTTGGTAGGCAGCTGGATTGTGGGGGTGGCAAGCTTTGCCCCACTCTGGCATGTATTTGTCCTGGTGCCACTGGTCTGCACCTGCAGCTTTGACCGCGTGCGAGGCCGGCCTTACACCACCATCCTCATGGGCATCTTCTTTGTGCTTGGGCTCAGCAGTGTGGGCGTCTTCTACTGCCTCATCCACCGCCAAGTCAAGCGTGCTGCTCGAGCGCTAGACCACTATAGGCTGCAGCGGGCCAGCATCCGCTCTCACCAGGTGGCTGGGACAGATGAGGTCATGCCTGGCCACTTCCAGGAGCTAGACAGCGGGCTTGCCTCAAAAGGACCCAGTGAGGGGATTTCATCTGTGTCAGTCAGTGCTTCGACCACGCAGACCTTGGAAGGTGACCCGTCAGAAGCAGGGGAACAGGGCACCAGAAAGGCAACCCAGCATATTGTAGAGAGAGGCCTTCCTGAAGCTCATCATAGGGTCCGGGAAACTGCAGGAGAGCGCAGAGCCCCGGATGCCCCATCGGAATTCGGAAAGGTGACACGCATGTGCTTCGCGGTGTTCCTCTGCTTCGTCCTCAGCTACATCCCCTTCTTGCTGGTCAACATTTTGGACGCCAGGGGCCGCGCTCCGCGGTTAGTGCACATGGTGGCTGCCAACCTCACCTGGCTCAACAGCTGCATCAACCCGGTACTCTACGCAGCCATGAACCGCCAGTTCCGCCACGCATATGGCTTCATCCTGAAACGCGGGCCACAGAGTTTCCGTCGGTTCCGTTAG